Sequence from the Pararhizobium gei genome:
TGTCGTGCTCGGCGCGGGAGGTGCAGACACGATCCCTGCGATCGTCGATCTCGTTGAGCCCACAGGCTTCGGCAATATCGTTCACCTCAAGCACGGCCCGGTCGCCCTCAAGGCTTTCACGCTCGACCGCAGGTTTCTCGGCATGCAGGGGAATATCGCCGTTCAGTTCCCGGCGCATCATCTCCATCTGTTCGACGCGTCGGGCCGGAAAATATAAGGCTTCACGCCTGTCCGGGCACGGGTGCTGCTCGCTCCCCTGTTCGCGGAGGCTACGCGCCACGGTGCATTAGCGATCGCTAGGGACGCCTGGCAATGCGTTATCTTCAGGCCCGATGTATTGGCAACCTGCTCTCCCGGGATTCATCGGAATATTCCGCGACGGACGGCGCCGGCTGCGGCGAAGCTCATGATGGCCAAGGCATACCAGGTGAGTGCATAGACGAGATGGTTGTTGCGGAACCGGGTGACGGTCAGTCCTCCGACCGGCCATCCGCCCGGATTGGGTGTCGCATCGGCGTCAATGAAATAATCGGTGGCAAGCGGCATGTCGTTCACTGCGGCAATGGCGGCGACATCGCGCGAATACCACCGGCCATTGGCGGGATCGTTCCGGCGCAGGAAGGCCCCGCCCGGCTCCGGCATGCGGATCAGGCCCGTGACGCGAACGGGTGCGCCCGTCGCGCCGATGACGCGCGATGAAGGATCACGCCGATCGGTCGGCACGAAGCCGCGATTGACAAGAACAGACGTACCGTCCTTGCGAACCAGAGGCGTTATCACCCAGAAGCCTGCGCCCAGAGCGGTGACGGCCTGAACCTGGACCTCCTTGTCATGGCGAAACACGCCGGTGGCTGTGACGCGGCGATATTCGTCGCTTTCGGCGGTAACCCTCGTAGGTGAAGACGGAGCATCGGCGGGCGGCCCATTCACGCGCGCCTCGACGCGTTCTATGATGTCGAGCTTCCAGACCAGCCTTTTCACCTGCCAGGTCCCGAGTCCCGCAAAGACGATCGCCAGGAAAGCCATCGCCACAGTCAAGATCAGCCGCGACCGCGGCGCGCGACGGGGCTGTTCTGTGGGGTCGGCGTCCATGCTAACGGCGTTCATTGCGGCCGTGCGTCATGGCATGTTCTTCATCACTTCCGGTGACATGGGCATCATGTTGGCATTCAGGTGATGCATGACCCAGAGCGAACCGGCAAGCGTGATGCCGACGAGAACCAGCGTGAAGAGCAGCGCCATGATCGTCCACCCGCCTTCCGAACGCGGATTCATGTGCAGGAAATAGATCATGTGCACGACGATCTGCACAACGCCGAAGGCCATGACGAAGAAAGCCATCCATAGCTTGCTGTCAATGACGCCGCCCATGACGAGCCAGAAGGGAATGGCCGTCAGAACGACAGACAGGATAAAACCCGTCATATAGCCCTTCAGTGAACCGTGGCCGGCCTCGTGGCCGTTGCTGTGGCCGTGATGCGTCTTGGCGGCATCTTCGCTTGCCGGAGACTGTGGTTGCGTGCTCATCCGATAACTCCCATCAGATAGACGAAGGAAAAGACGCCGATCCAGACGACATCGAGGAAGTGCCAGAACATGGAGAGGCACATCAGCCGGCGGCGGTTTTCCGCAATGAGGCCGTGCAGTGATACCTGCACCATCAGCGTGACCAGCCAGATGATACCGAAGGTCACATGCAGCCCGTGGGTGCCGACAAGCGTGAAAAAGGACGACAGGAAGGCGCTGCGCGTCGGCCCCGCGCCCTCATGGATAAGATGATAGAATTCGTAAAGTTCGAGCGCCAGAAATATTACGCCGAAAACGCCGGTGACACCGAGCCAGAACAAGGTTTCCGCCTTGGCATTGCGCTCCATCTGCAGCATGGCGAAGCCATAAGTGATGGAGGACAGAAGCAGCATCGCCGTATTGACCGCAACGAGCGGCAGGTCGAACAGGTCGGCCGGCGACGGACCCGCCGCATAGCTGCGGCCGAGCACGCCGTGAGTCGCGAACAGCACGGCGAAGATCAGGCAATCGCTCATCAGATAGAGCCAGAACCCCAGCATGGTGCTGCCTTCGGGATGATGATCCTCCGTCAGGTAGAATTCCGGCTTTTTGGTCTGCTGAATGTCGGTTTGGCTCATGGTCTCAGCTCCGTTCCGCGAGCAGGGCCGAGCGCGCATCTTCGGTTGAAACGACGGTTTCAACGGGGATGTAGAAATCGCGCTTGTAATTGAACGTGTGGCCTATGGCTGTTGCAAGCAGACCGATCAAGGCAACGATCGCAAGCCACCATATGTACCAGATCATGGCGAAGGCGAAGACGACGCTGAGGCCGGCGAGGATGACGCCCGTGCCGGTATTCTTCGGCATATGGATCGGCCTGAAGCCCTTTAGCGGGCGCTCGTAGCCGCGATTCTTCATGTCGTACCAGCCGTCGTGATCATGGACCACAGGTGTGAAGGCGAAGTTGTAGTCCGGCGGCGGCGAAGAGGTCGACCATTCCAGGGTCCGGCCGTTCCAGGGATCGCCGCTCGTTTCCCGAAGCTGGTCGCGCCTGAGATAGCTGACCGCAATCTGGATGATGAAGGAGGCAATTCCGAGCGCGATCAGCACGGCCCCGAAGGCTGCGATGATAAACCAGATCTGCAGCGAAGGATCCTCGAACTGGGAAACGCGCCGGGTCACCCCCATCAAACCCAGCACGTAAAGCGGCATGAAGGCGACGAAGAAGCCGATCTGCCAGAACCAGAAGCTCATTTTGCCCCAGAAGGGATCGAGCTTGTAGCCGAAGGCCTTCGGCCACCAGTAGACGATGCCGGCCATCAGTCCGAACACCACGCCGCCGATGATGACATTGTGGAAATGGGCGATCAGGAAGAGCGAATTGTGCAGCACGAAATCGGCCGGCGGTACGGCGAGAAGTACGCCGGTCATTCCGCCGATCACGAAGGTGATCATGAAGCCGATGGTCCAGTACATCGGCAGTTCGTAACGGATCTTGCCGCGGTACATGGTGAACAGCCAATTGAACATCTTGGCCCCGGTGGGGATGGAGATGATCATCGTGGTGATGCCGAAAAAGGCATTGACCGATGCGCCTGAGCCCATCGTGAAGAAGTGATGCAGCCAGACCAGATAGGACAGGATCATGATGACGCAGGTTGCGTAGACCATCGATGCATAGCCGAACAGGCGCTTGCCGCAGAACGTGGCGACGACTTCCGAAAAAATGCCGAAGGCCGGAAGAATGAGGATGTAGACTTCCGGGTGACCCCAGATCCAGATGAGGTTGACATACATCATCGGATTGCCGCCAAGGTCGTTTGTAAAGAAGTTCGTG
This genomic interval carries:
- a CDS encoding SURF1 family protein; protein product: MNAVSMDADPTEQPRRAPRSRLILTVAMAFLAIVFAGLGTWQVKRLVWKLDIIERVEARVNGPPADAPSSPTRVTAESDEYRRVTATGVFRHDKEVQVQAVTALGAGFWVITPLVRKDGTSVLVNRGFVPTDRRDPSSRVIGATGAPVRVTGLIRMPEPGGAFLRRNDPANGRWYSRDVAAIAAVNDMPLATDYFIDADATPNPGGWPVGGLTVTRFRNNHLVYALTWYALAIMSFAAAGAVRRGIFR
- the cyoD gene encoding cytochrome o ubiquinol oxidase subunit IV, with the translated sequence MSTQPQSPASEDAAKTHHGHSNGHEAGHGSLKGYMTGFILSVVLTAIPFWLVMGGVIDSKLWMAFFVMAFGVVQIVVHMIYFLHMNPRSEGGWTIMALLFTLVLVGITLAGSLWVMHHLNANMMPMSPEVMKNMP
- the cyoC gene encoding cytochrome o ubiquinol oxidase subunit III; its protein translation is MSQTDIQQTKKPEFYLTEDHHPEGSTMLGFWLYLMSDCLIFAVLFATHGVLGRSYAAGPSPADLFDLPLVAVNTAMLLLSSITYGFAMLQMERNAKAETLFWLGVTGVFGVIFLALELYEFYHLIHEGAGPTRSAFLSSFFTLVGTHGLHVTFGIIWLVTLMVQVSLHGLIAENRRRLMCLSMFWHFLDVVWIGVFSFVYLMGVIG
- the cyoB gene encoding cytochrome o ubiquinol oxidase subunit I, producing MFGNSNLTELIFGRLSLEAIPYHEPILIVTFIVVAIGGLALVGLITRFKLWGTLWTEWFTSVDHKKIGIMYVILALVMLLRGFADAIMMRIQQAIAFNGNEGYLNPHHYDQIFTAHGVIMIFFMAMPFVTGLMNYVVPLQIGARDVSFPFLNNFSFWMTTAGAVIIMMSLFVGEFARTGWLAYPPLSGADYSPGVGVDYYIWGLQVAGVGTTLSGINLIATIVKMRAPGMTFMKMPIFTWTSLCTNILIVATFPILTATLALLTLDRYAGTNFFTNDLGGNPMMYVNLIWIWGHPEVYILILPAFGIFSEVVATFCGKRLFGYASMVYATCVIMILSYLVWLHHFFTMGSGASVNAFFGITTMIISIPTGAKMFNWLFTMYRGKIRYELPMYWTIGFMITFVIGGMTGVLLAVPPADFVLHNSLFLIAHFHNVIIGGVVFGLMAGIVYWWPKAFGYKLDPFWGKMSFWFWQIGFFVAFMPLYVLGLMGVTRRVSQFEDPSLQIWFIIAAFGAVLIALGIASFIIQIAVSYLRRDQLRETSGDPWNGRTLEWSTSSPPPDYNFAFTPVVHDHDGWYDMKNRGYERPLKGFRPIHMPKNTGTGVILAGLSVVFAFAMIWYIWWLAIVALIGLLATAIGHTFNYKRDFYIPVETVVSTEDARSALLAERS